The genomic segment ACTCCTGAAACCACCAGGAGCACAACCATCAGTGAAGCCCACCCTTCGACAGGAACAGAGAAAAACAGTCTCTGAAATATGATAAAGCACGCATATATGAACCCCAGGATCGCCATAAATATCCCCAGAAAGGATATCAGCCTGAGGGGAAAATACGAAAAAGAGACAAAGGTGTCGATAAAAAGCTTTATTTTTTTCCCGAGAGTCCATTTGGAAATGCCTTTCTGCCTCACCCCTTTTTTGTATCTGACCAATGCCTGCCTGAACCCGCTCCACAGGATAAGTCCGAATATGGAGGTATTCTTCTCCTTAATCGAAACCACTGCATCCACAACCTTTCTGTCGATGAGAAATACATCTGTGCCGCCTTCCGGCATATTCCTGAGCGCAAACCGCCTTACCATTCGGTAGTAAAGGGCAGGGAAAAACCTGGCAGACTCCTTTTCCCATTCCCTGATGCCGATCACCACCTCATTGCCTTTTTTCCATTCGCTGATGAGCGTCTCGATAATCTCAGGGGGGTCCTGAAGATCCGCAGACAGAAAAGTACACGCGTCTCCCTGTGCCTTTTCGAGCCCTGCGAGGCATGCGGCATGACTGCCGAAATTTCTTGAGAAGCTGATAACCCTGATCCTGCTGTCCATTTCAGAAAGGTGTTGCAGGACCCCCATGGAGCCGTCGGAAGAGCCGTCATCGACAAAGATGAACTCAAACTCGTGCGCGGAAGCGTGTGCGACCTGTTTCAGTCTTTCATATAAGGCGGGAAGATTTTCCTCCTCATTATAACTGGGGATAGTGATCGATATCAGCGCCATAGGTCGCTACCGTTTTTTCAGAAACTGGGCCGGGACACCGGCAACAATGGTACGGGGATCGACATCCTTGGTCACCACTGCGCCTGCGCCCACAATTGCACCCTCTCCGACCGTAACCCCGGGCAATATGACCGCATTCATTCCGATATCACTGCCATGGCATATCCTTACCGGCTTGATAACCAGATCAGTCTGTATGATCGGAACGTCTTCCGGCCTGCCTGTATGCTTTGAACCGAGAATTCTGGTACCGGGACCGATCCCGACACAGTCTTCTATGTCGAGTGCCCTTGCATCAAAATAACTGTACGGACCTATCCATACCTTGCTGCCAATTCTGCAGTAACCGTCATGACGCCCCTGCACAAAGCTGTACTGCCCGAAAAAGACTCCTTCCCCGATCTCAATTGTCTCAGGGTGAGCGAATGAAACAAATGAGGAAACTGTGACGTCATTTCCGAAGCGCCTGACAAGACTCTTCAGAAGCATCCTTCTCATGATTGCATCAAAATGTGTTTCCCCTGGCTTGAACCGCTCGTACAGTGCAAGGCGCTCATCAAATGTCAGGTGATTCATGAGATGTTCGGCAAATCCGGATTCGAAGGGGGCATCCTCCCTGATTTCTTTCGAACCGAAATATGCCTTTACCACTCTCTCCATTTTTACTTCACCATCAGCCTTTTTATTGAATCGATAATATATGCCTGTTCCTCCGTGCTGAGGGACGGATAAAGAGGCAGAAGAACCGTGCTTCCGGTTATCCTTTCCGTATGGGGAAGCGGAGTTCCCGCATAATCCCTGTAACTTGCCTCTGTATGAATCGCCATAATTCCCCTTCTGGTCGCTATCCCCTTTTCATGCAGTTTTTCCATGAACACGTTTCTTTCAAGAGGCGCTGAATCCAGCAGTGCTATCCAGTAGGACTGGTAATTGTGGTTTGCATAGGGAGGCACTTCGGGAACTCTTATGTGAGCAATACTGCCAAGTGCATCATCATAGACCGCAGCAAGCCGTTTCCTTGATTCCAGAATAAAAGGAAGTTTTTTCATCTGCTCAATGCCCATTGCCGCCTGCATGTCTGTCATTCTGTAGTTATATCCTATTTCAGGATAGGTTTCAATAATAATTCTGTTCGCCAGATGTCTTTCGATGTCTGATACGGACATTCCGTGGTGCCTGAACCTTCTGAGCCGCGCAGCAGTATCAGAATCATCCGTGGTTATCATTCCTCCTTCTCCGGTAGTAATGATCTTTCTCGGATGAAAGCTGAAACACGCGGTGTTGCCGTTCCCGCCTATTTTCTTCCCCCTGTATTCCGAGCCTATTGCACAGGCCGCATCTTCGATAATCGTGATATCATTGTGCTCCGCGATTCTCATCAACGGCTCCAGGTCAGCCGGAAGCCCCATTTGGTGGACAGGCATGATCGCTCTGGTTTTTTTCGTAATCGCCTCTCCGGCTTTTGCGACATCGATATTGCAGGTCCCGGGATCTATATCAACAAACACAGGCGTTGCGCCGCAGTAGCGCACGGAATTGGCAGTGGCAATAAAAGAGAGGGACGGCACGATCACTTCATCTCCGGGGCCGATACCGGATACCGCAAGCGCAGCATGGAGGGCGGTCGTACAGGACGTGGTGGCTACCGCAAACCGGCAGCCTATGTATTCGGCAAACCTTTCCTCGAACTCGGCGACTTTTGGCCCCTGGGAAACCCAGCCGCTGTCGATAACCTCCGAGACATGTCTCTTCTCTTCATCTCCCAGATACGGCTTGGCTATCGGTATATGAAGCATTCCTTTTACCAGTTGAAAATGGTCTCCTGCCTGATAAGACCGGAGACATCGAAATTCTGGGCATTGAACCAGTCGATGTAGAGACTGATGCCCTTTTCAATGTCAATGGCCGGGCTGAAACCGATTAATTTCCCCGCTTTTGAAATATCCGCATAATGCCTTTTGACATCGCCGGGACGGTTCTGTTCATAGACAGGCCTGATATCCGTCCTGCCGAGTGCCTTCGCAATAATTTCAGCCAGTTGCGTAATGCTTACCTCCTGCCCCCTTGCAATATTCACCGCCTGACCGATAAGCCCATTGCATGCAGAGGCCATAATGATGCCATTCACGGTGTCAGAGACATAGGTAAAATCCCTGGTCTGCGTGCCGTCGCCAAAAATGACCGGCGGCATATTGTTCAGGATTCTGAGCACGAATCTCGGGATGACTTCTCCGTACACGCCCTGCAGGTGCTCTCTCGGGCCGTAGGTATTGAAAGGTCTCACGACCATGGCTTCAAGGCCGTATGTTTTGTGATACGCAAGGGTATAGAGTTCCCCCGCAAGCTTGCTCGCGCCGTACACGGTTATCGGCTCGCAGGGATGCGACTCGCTCATCGGCACATGGAGCGCAGTGCCGTAAATTTCTGATGAGGAGATATACACAAACCTTTTTACCGAATTCTCAAGGCTTGCCTTCAAAAGGTTCAGGGTGCCGGTAACATTCACCTCGTGATTGATCTCAGGATTCTTTATCGATACTCTCAGGCACTGCACCGCAAGGTGGTACACCACATCAATATCTCTGGTCAGCGACAGGAGAAGGCTCTGATCCCTCACATCTCCTTCCATTATCTCGACGTTGGGGCTGCCTTCATGATGCGCAACATTTTCTCTTGTTCCGGATGAGAAATCATCTATGACCACTACATGATTGCCCGGGGCAAGCGCGTCCACGAGATGGCTGCCTATGAAGCCTGCGCCGCCGGTTACCAGCACTCTTCTGTTTTTGATTTCCATGTGCAAGACCTCAGGTTAACATAATTACAAAGAACAGAACTCCTCGATCTTTTCCGCGATATACTCCAAACTTTCCTTCTCAAGTTCCGGATATATCGGGAGGGACAGTATCTCGTCACATGCGGATTCTACCTCGGGGAAATCGCCCCTGCGGTATCCCAGTCCGGCTGCTGCTTCCTGCAGGTGTACCGGGGTTTTATAGTGTATCCCGGTGCCTATCCCGTGCTTCTGGAGAAAGTCCTGCAGTGCGTCCCTCTTCTTGCTTCTTACCACGTAGAGATGATATACGTGCGTTCTGCCTGGAGCCTCGGAGGGAAGTTCCAAGGGGGTATTCTGCAGCAGCGCATTATAGCCTGACGCGATTTCCCGCCTTCTGTCGTTATATGTATCCAGATGCTTAAGCTTCACCCTCAATATCGCTGCCTGAATTTCATCCAGCCTTCCGTTGTAGCCGAACACCGCATGCGCGAATTTTGCCTTATGTCCGTGGTTGCGGTAAAGCGCCACTGTCTCCGCTATCCGGCTGTCATTCGTCGTCACCATTCCGCCCTCACCGTAACCGCCAAGGTTCTTCGTGAAATAAAAACTGAAGCATCCTGCATCACCCAGTGCTCCGGCTTTCACCCCATGAAAAAGTGCACCGTGTGCCTGACACGCATCCTCGATGACGGGTATCCCGTATTTCTTTGCTATCTCTGCAATCTGTTCCATGTCCGATATCTGTCCGTACATGTGTACCGGAACGATCGCTCTGGTACTGCCGGTTATTTTTTTCGTTATTGCTCCGGCGTCAATGGTAAATGTCAGAGGGTCGATGTCGGCAAACACGGGAGTCGCGCCAAGAACCGCGATTGCCTCCGCGGTGGCAAAAAAAGTATGCGGAGAGGTGATGACCTCATCCCCGCTCTTCACCCCGCAGGCCAGAAGTGCAAACTGTATTGCGTCCGTTCCTGAGCCAACGCCGATCGCATACCGTGTGCCGCAGAAATCGGCAAATTCTCTCTCAAGCTCCTGGCAGTTCGGTCCGATATAGAGGTTCATCCCGTTCAGGACGTCCTCAACAGCCTTCATTATTTCATCTTTAAGAGGCAGGAACCCTGCCTTCAAATCAACGAATGGTATTGTTTTCATTGCTGCCCTGCCTCTTCGCGGTAGGGAAACCAGTCATACGGTCTTTCAAAGAACCCTGGCGGGCACACCAGATCATCAACCATTTTGATGACTTTCGCAGGGTTGCCTGCAACCACGCTGTTTTCAGGGACATCCCTCGTGACGACAGACCCGGCCCCTACAAGACTGTTGCGCCCGATTCTGACTCCCGGCAGAATGGTCGAATTCGCGCCGATTCGCGCAAAATCGTCCACTGTCGGCCCTCCCTTGCATTCCCTGTATTTTGGACATAACATCGGGTGAGGGTCATCGGTAAACACGACATGGGGTCCGACAAAAACAAACCTGCCTATGGTGACCATTTCGAGGAAACAGTTGCTGTGAATACGGCTGCTGTCACCAATCCTGTTGCCGAACTCAAGCACGGTATTGGTGCCAATGCTCACGTTATTGCCTATGATATTGTCCTCCCGTATCGAAACCCCCTGTCCTGTCTGGAAGCCCTCGCCGATTTCTGACCCGGCATATATCGTGCTGAACGGCCTGATATGACATCTGCCGCCGATGCGGAGAGAACGTTCACCCGCAGCGGCGCCGCGTGGCGGTTTTCCGATAACCGAAGGAGGGTCGATGCAAGCGTCATCTCCAATAACTACGTTCTGGTAGATGATATTGTTCATAAAAGGACTTTGCTCCCGCCTTTCCTGATCGATTTGTCTGCTGCTTCAAGTATCCTCACCACCCTTAACCCGGATTCTCCGTCAGTAATAGGGTTCAGGTTATTCGTAATGCAATGGGCAAGATGATCCACCATACCCTTCAGTGCTTCGGTATGGTCTATTTTGGGCGCATACATATCACCGATCCTGTACTGGATTATATTCTGATATAGCTGTTTTTTATCCGCATGCGCAAGAATTATCCCCTTGTCATAAATCTTTATTTTCTCTGCCGGATCAAGATCGTCGAACACGATCATTTTCCTGCTTCCGCCGACGATAATCTTTCTGATTTTTACGGGAGACAGCCAGTTCAGGTGAAAATGCGCGATGAGGTCACCTGCAAACCTGACTGTCACATAGGCGATGTCCTCGAGACCGCTGCCGGCGTGACTGCTTCCGACAGCAACGACACTCTTTGGTTGCTCCGGAATCAGGTGATCCATGATTGAAATATCGTGGGGCGCAAGATCCCAGATCACATTGATATCCTGCTGGAAAAGGCCAAGATTCACCCGAACCGAATCAAAATAATAGACGTCCCCGATCTCTCCCGAAGACATGAACTCCTTCATCTTTTTCACCGCTCCTGTATAAATAAACGTATGATCGGTAAACAGGATGAGATTTTTCTTCTTCGAGAGGGCAACAAGCTTTTCCGCCTCTTTCACACTCGGCGTTAAGGGCTTTTCAATCAGGACGTGCTTGCCGGCCTCAAGGGCTTCCCGCGCAAGATTGTAATGGGTATGTACCGGCGTGGCGATCGCAATCACCTGGACTTCCTTGTCCCTGAGCAGATCCCTGTAGTTTTTCGTAGGAGTGACGGCAGGATATCTCAGGGCTATTCTCTCGAGACGTTCATCCTCCAGATCGCAGGCGTATCTCAGTTCGGTATGATAATTTTCATTAAAATTCCTGATAAGATTGGGGCCCCAGTATCCGCACCCGATTACCCCGACCTTAATGTTTTTCATTTTTATTTTTCAGTTCAGATTTTATCCGGGCGATCATATCACGGGCGTATTGTTCTTTCGGGAGTCGCTGCAATGCGTATTCATACGCAGTGAGGGCATCCTGCAGCCGTCCCATGCTGTAGAACGTTTTCCCAAGGGTAATGAGATATTTCGGGTTAGACTGCTTGTAAATCGCCATCTGTGCAGCAACCATAATTATCGTATTATACACATGGTCTTTCTGTAGCCGAAATTTTTCTATTATAGTATTATTTTCCGGAATATTCCTCACAAAAACAAAGGCCATCGGCTCGGCATACACAGGTGCCCATGCATTGTCCTCTGTCAGCACCAAAAGAAGTTTCGGGACATTCCCGTACACGTCAAGCGTATCGATCAGCACAAAATTAATGTCGTAGTTGTCCAGCAATTTCTTCCAGAGGGGCTTTTTTCCTTCGGTCAGTTCCCCTCCCGAAAGTGATTCCAAAGCACCTGCAATCCAGGCATATTCCTGCTGTACGGTATAATTCAGCCAGCGGGTATCCACAAACGTTTTTTTCCAGGGATACAATCTCCAGGTGATATATCCACCAAATGAGGCGCTGTTGAGCATGTTTCCCTCGAGACGGTTTTCTTCGACGAAATCGACTGCGCCTTCAGGAACAAACGATCCTCTGGCAACATCCATCTGCAACCACAGAAATTTATAAACGCCAATAAAAAAGACAAGGGATGAACATAACGCAAGCACAGCGAACGCAGTGCGTATTTTTGCAAAGCTTGC from the Nitrospirota bacterium genome contains:
- a CDS encoding glycosyltransferase family 2 protein encodes the protein MALISITIPSYNEEENLPALYERLKQVAHASAHEFEFIFVDDGSSDGSMGVLQHLSEMDSRIRVISFSRNFGSHAACLAGLEKAQGDACTFLSADLQDPPEIIETLISEWKKGNEVVIGIREWEKESARFFPALYYRMVRRFALRNMPEGGTDVFLIDRKVVDAVVSIKEKNTSIFGLILWSGFRQALVRYKKGVRQKGISKWTLGKKIKLFIDTFVSFSYFPLRLISFLGIFMAILGFIYACFIIFQRLFFSVPVEGWASLMVVLLVVSGVQLLMLGILGEYIWRNFDEARKRPAFIIDKMLGFDHDTK
- a CDS encoding Gfo/Idh/MocA family oxidoreductase, which encodes MKNIKVGVIGCGYWGPNLIRNFNENYHTELRYACDLEDERLERIALRYPAVTPTKNYRDLLRDKEVQVIAIATPVHTHYNLAREALEAGKHVLIEKPLTPSVKEAEKLVALSKKKNLILFTDHTFIYTGAVKKMKEFMSSGEIGDVYYFDSVRVNLGLFQQDINVIWDLAPHDISIMDHLIPEQPKSVVAVGSSHAGSGLEDIAYVTVRFAGDLIAHFHLNWLSPVKIRKIIVGGSRKMIVFDDLDPAEKIKIYDKGIILAHADKKQLYQNIIQYRIGDMYAPKIDHTEALKGMVDHLAHCITNNLNPITDGESGLRVVRILEAADKSIRKGGSKVLL
- a CDS encoding acyltransferase yields the protein MERVVKAYFGSKEIREDAPFESGFAEHLMNHLTFDERLALYERFKPGETHFDAIMRRMLLKSLVRRFGNDVTVSSFVSFAHPETIEIGEGVFFGQYSFVQGRHDGYCRIGSKVWIGPYSYFDARALDIEDCVGIGPGTRILGSKHTGRPEDVPIIQTDLVIKPVRICHGSDIGMNAVILPGVTVGEGAIVGAGAVVTKDVDPRTIVAGVPAQFLKKR
- a CDS encoding DegT/DnrJ/EryC1/StrS family aminotransferase encodes the protein MLHIPIAKPYLGDEEKRHVSEVIDSGWVSQGPKVAEFEERFAEYIGCRFAVATTSCTTALHAALAVSGIGPGDEVIVPSLSFIATANSVRYCGATPVFVDIDPGTCNIDVAKAGEAITKKTRAIMPVHQMGLPADLEPLMRIAEHNDITIIEDAACAIGSEYRGKKIGGNGNTACFSFHPRKIITTGEGGMITTDDSDTAARLRRFRHHGMSVSDIERHLANRIIIETYPEIGYNYRMTDMQAAMGIEQMKKLPFILESRKRLAAVYDDALGSIAHIRVPEVPPYANHNYQSYWIALLDSAPLERNVFMEKLHEKGIATRRGIMAIHTEASYRDYAGTPLPHTERITGSTVLLPLYPSLSTEEQAYIIDSIKRLMVK
- a CDS encoding acyltransferase, translated to MNNIIYQNVVIGDDACIDPPSVIGKPPRGAAAGERSLRIGGRCHIRPFSTIYAGSEIGEGFQTGQGVSIREDNIIGNNVSIGTNTVLEFGNRIGDSSRIHSNCFLEMVTIGRFVFVGPHVVFTDDPHPMLCPKYRECKGGPTVDDFARIGANSTILPGVRIGRNSLVGAGSVVTRDVPENSVVAGNPAKVIKMVDDLVCPPGFFERPYDWFPYREEAGQQ
- a CDS encoding DegT/DnrJ/EryC1/StrS family aminotransferase, which codes for MKTIPFVDLKAGFLPLKDEIMKAVEDVLNGMNLYIGPNCQELEREFADFCGTRYAIGVGSGTDAIQFALLACGVKSGDEVITSPHTFFATAEAIAVLGATPVFADIDPLTFTIDAGAITKKITGSTRAIVPVHMYGQISDMEQIAEIAKKYGIPVIEDACQAHGALFHGVKAGALGDAGCFSFYFTKNLGGYGEGGMVTTNDSRIAETVALYRNHGHKAKFAHAVFGYNGRLDEIQAAILRVKLKHLDTYNDRRREIASGYNALLQNTPLELPSEAPGRTHVYHLYVVRSKKRDALQDFLQKHGIGTGIHYKTPVHLQEAAAGLGYRRGDFPEVESACDEILSLPIYPELEKESLEYIAEKIEEFCSL
- a CDS encoding GDP-mannose 4,6-dehydratase translates to MEIKNRRVLVTGGAGFIGSHLVDALAPGNHVVVIDDFSSGTRENVAHHEGSPNVEIMEGDVRDQSLLLSLTRDIDVVYHLAVQCLRVSIKNPEINHEVNVTGTLNLLKASLENSVKRFVYISSSEIYGTALHVPMSESHPCEPITVYGASKLAGELYTLAYHKTYGLEAMVVRPFNTYGPREHLQGVYGEVIPRFVLRILNNMPPVIFGDGTQTRDFTYVSDTVNGIIMASACNGLIGQAVNIARGQEVSITQLAEIIAKALGRTDIRPVYEQNRPGDVKRHYADISKAGKLIGFSPAIDIEKGISLYIDWFNAQNFDVSGLIRQETIFNW